One genomic segment of Amycolatopsis sp. WQ 127309 includes these proteins:
- a CDS encoding CCA tRNA nucleotidyltransferase: protein MNDVVAKQNAVVERMQVPPLAEELAERFARAGHRLYLVGGSVRDMLLDRRSGDLDFTTDARPDRVLKIVSDWGDAVWDVGIAFGTVGVTKKGMQLEITTFRADTYDRVGRNPEVTFGDTIEGDLLRRDFTVNAMAIELAAKTFIDPHDGLHALAERVLDTPATPQESFADDPLRMLRAARFAAQLGFTAAPRVVDAMTSMAEEIDRITAERVQAELAKLLLAADPQPGLELLVDTGLAERVLPEVPGMRLAIDEHHQHKDVYQHSLTVLAQAIDLESSHEPTSEPDLILRLAALLHDVGKPATREFQAGGGVSFHHHEVVGARMARKRLRALKFSKEIIDDVSQLVFLHLRFHGYGKGEWTDSAVRRYVTDAGPLLSRLHKLVRADCTTRNRKKAAALQATYDDLEARITALKAKEDLDRVRPDLNGEQIMELLGLRPGPDVGKAWKFLKELRLDRGPLEHDDAVAELKKWAQAEGIGNA from the coding sequence GTGAACGACGTGGTCGCCAAGCAGAACGCGGTGGTGGAGCGGATGCAGGTCCCTCCCCTGGCGGAAGAGCTGGCGGAAAGGTTCGCCAGGGCCGGTCACCGCCTGTACCTCGTCGGCGGCAGCGTGCGCGACATGCTGCTCGACCGGCGGTCCGGTGATCTCGACTTCACGACGGACGCGCGGCCGGACCGCGTGCTCAAGATCGTCAGCGACTGGGGCGACGCCGTCTGGGACGTCGGGATCGCCTTCGGCACGGTCGGCGTGACGAAGAAGGGCATGCAGCTCGAGATCACGACGTTCCGCGCGGACACCTACGACCGCGTCGGCCGCAACCCCGAGGTCACCTTCGGCGACACCATCGAGGGCGACCTCCTGCGCCGTGACTTCACGGTGAACGCGATGGCCATCGAGCTGGCGGCCAAGACGTTCATCGACCCGCACGACGGCCTGCACGCGCTGGCCGAGCGGGTGCTCGACACGCCCGCGACGCCGCAGGAGTCGTTCGCCGACGACCCGCTGCGGATGCTGCGAGCCGCCCGCTTCGCCGCCCAGCTCGGCTTCACCGCCGCGCCGCGGGTGGTCGACGCGATGACGTCGATGGCCGAGGAGATCGACCGGATCACCGCCGAGCGGGTGCAGGCCGAGCTGGCGAAGTTGCTGCTGGCGGCCGACCCGCAACCGGGCCTGGAGCTGCTGGTCGACACCGGGCTGGCCGAGCGGGTGCTGCCCGAGGTGCCCGGGATGCGGCTGGCGATCGACGAGCACCACCAGCACAAGGACGTCTACCAGCACTCGCTGACCGTGCTGGCCCAGGCGATCGACCTGGAGTCCTCGCACGAACCGACGTCGGAGCCGGACCTGATCCTGCGGCTGGCGGCGCTGCTGCACGACGTCGGCAAGCCGGCGACGCGGGAGTTCCAGGCCGGCGGCGGCGTGAGCTTCCACCACCACGAGGTGGTCGGCGCGCGGATGGCCCGCAAACGTTTGCGGGCGCTGAAGTTCTCCAAGGAGATCATCGACGACGTCTCCCAGCTCGTGTTCCTCCACCTGCGGTTCCACGGCTACGGCAAGGGCGAGTGGACGGACTCGGCGGTCCGCCGGTACGTCACCGACGCCGGCCCGCTGCTGAGCCGGCTGCACAAGCTCGTCCGCGCCGACTGCACCACGCGCAACCGCAAGAAGGCGGCCGCGCTGCAGGCGACCTACGACGACCTCGAGGCCCGGATCACCGCGCTCAAGGCCAAGGAGGACCTCGACCGCGTGCGGCCGGACCTCAACGGCGAGCAGATCATGGAACTGCTCGGCCTCCGGCCGGGGCCGGACGTCGGCAAGGCGTGGAAGTTCCTCAAGGAGCTGCGGCTGGACCGCGGACCGCTG
- a CDS encoding NUDIX hydrolase, which translates to MSGSAGRPGASKPRRRRRRQRGRRLTTVDETSAGGLVLDAAREQAALIGRLDRHGRLLWSLPKGHIEDGETVEQTAVREVKEETGISARVLRPLGTIDYWFVAEKRRIHKTVHHFLLEALGGELSDEDVEVTEVAWVPLAELETKLAYSDERKLVRKAKELLARPDVHGRDEHAPEGAPE; encoded by the coding sequence ATGTCTGGATCAGCCGGCCGCCCCGGCGCCTCGAAGCCGCGGAGGCGGCGGAGGCGGCAGCGCGGCAGGCGCCTGACCACGGTCGACGAGACGTCGGCCGGTGGCCTCGTGCTGGACGCGGCGCGCGAACAGGCGGCGCTGATCGGCCGGCTCGACCGGCACGGCAGACTGCTCTGGTCGCTGCCCAAGGGCCACATCGAGGACGGTGAGACAGTGGAACAGACGGCCGTGCGCGAGGTGAAGGAGGAGACCGGCATCTCCGCGCGGGTCCTGCGGCCACTGGGGACCATCGACTACTGGTTCGTCGCCGAGAAGCGGCGGATCCACAAGACCGTGCACCACTTCCTGCTCGAAGCGCTCGGCGGTGAGCTGTCCGACGAAGACGTCGAGGTCACCGAGGTGGCCTGGGTCCCGCTGGCCGAGCTGGAGACCAAACTCGCGTATTCCGACGAGCGGAAGCTCGTCCGGAAAGCCAAGGAACTTTTAGCGCGCCCGGACGTCCACGGACGAGACGAGCACGCCCCTGAGGGAGCCCCCGAGTGA
- a CDS encoding DUF6049 family protein produces MKRFAAAFLSVLFLAVPALAGATVAHAEEGARLRVELDELNPRVITGSTTTLTVAGSVTNTGDRKVNRPQVRLQVGERQTTERGIGEVLSGAVIKDSPLTDFTAVADALEPGQTAPLNISVTLTGQRAAQFGKPGVYPLLVNVNGTPEFGGPARLGAVSMLMPVLAGPGKQTTHASGAPSMTLLWPLTSSVPHVYAAPLGGRPVLADDRLADEIGPDGRLNALVTAAHTAVQGDSNLAKSMCFALDPDLLATVDAMSRGYQVHTDAGNVDGKGAGTAQTWLAALRSLAGTRCVVALPFADADLNAVSRIRPGDPALVTKAASGAAVIQQLTGATPQTGVLWPDGTPGDAVLTALSQAGIRTVLTDAGKLAPAAAGGGVTVQGSTVRAQPTDSLISSAMTGVPTVPDSVTMPATTEAAVASQNGLGALAFRAGLGLTAGQQRPDHLLVAPPRRWAAPAAELTAYLQQVGNYLDAGLVTATSLPTLLAADPEGSGPVGDGGQDPAAAADPALVSTLSTLDDKTTGLAAAMQLDPTKRVKPDDVVAPVRLAELRGASTAWRGLPADAATANARADLAAISEQVSVSQPKQTIALASGNSPLPVYVSNDLPVGINARFVLTNNTGLRSDDAKAWFFPAGGGKNYFLPVEALRAGRFSVDVSLRTPTDTPLGSSARFELTSTEYGAITIIATVAAGAALLLLASRRIYRRVKDAKAGRDAVD; encoded by the coding sequence GTGAAGCGGTTCGCCGCAGCCTTCCTTTCCGTCCTCTTCCTGGCCGTCCCCGCCCTGGCCGGCGCCACGGTGGCCCACGCGGAAGAGGGCGCCCGCCTGCGCGTGGAGCTCGACGAGCTCAACCCGCGGGTGATCACCGGCTCGACGACGACGCTGACCGTCGCCGGCAGCGTCACCAACACCGGCGACCGCAAGGTCAACCGGCCGCAGGTGCGGCTGCAGGTCGGCGAGCGGCAGACGACCGAACGCGGGATCGGCGAGGTCCTGTCGGGCGCGGTCATCAAGGACAGCCCGCTGACGGACTTCACCGCCGTCGCCGACGCGCTGGAGCCCGGGCAGACCGCGCCGCTGAACATCTCGGTGACCCTGACCGGCCAGCGCGCGGCGCAGTTCGGCAAGCCCGGCGTCTACCCGCTGCTGGTGAACGTCAACGGCACGCCCGAGTTCGGCGGCCCGGCCCGGCTGGGCGCGGTCAGCATGCTGATGCCGGTGCTGGCCGGCCCGGGCAAGCAGACGACGCACGCGTCCGGCGCGCCGAGCATGACGCTGCTCTGGCCGCTGACCAGCAGCGTCCCGCACGTCTACGCGGCGCCGCTCGGCGGCAGGCCGGTGCTGGCCGACGACCGCCTGGCCGACGAGATCGGGCCGGACGGCCGGCTGAACGCGCTGGTCACGGCCGCGCACACGGCCGTGCAGGGCGACTCGAACCTGGCCAAGTCGATGTGTTTCGCGCTCGACCCGGACCTGCTGGCGACCGTCGACGCGATGAGCCGCGGTTACCAGGTGCACACCGACGCCGGGAACGTCGACGGCAAGGGCGCCGGGACCGCGCAGACGTGGCTGGCCGCGCTGCGCTCGCTGGCCGGCACCCGGTGCGTGGTGGCCCTGCCCTTCGCCGACGCCGACCTGAACGCCGTCTCGCGGATCCGCCCGGGCGACCCCGCGCTGGTCACCAAGGCGGCTTCCGGCGCGGCCGTGATCCAGCAGCTGACCGGCGCCACGCCGCAGACCGGCGTGCTCTGGCCGGACGGCACGCCGGGCGACGCCGTCCTCACCGCGCTGTCGCAGGCCGGGATCCGCACGGTGCTCACCGACGCGGGCAAGCTCGCGCCCGCCGCGGCCGGCGGCGGCGTCACCGTGCAGGGCAGCACCGTCCGCGCGCAGCCGACCGACTCGCTCATCTCCTCGGCCATGACGGGCGTGCCGACCGTGCCGGACTCGGTCACCATGCCGGCCACCACCGAGGCGGCCGTCGCGAGCCAGAACGGCCTCGGCGCGCTCGCCTTCCGCGCCGGCCTCGGCCTGACCGCCGGGCAGCAGCGGCCGGACCACCTGCTGGTCGCGCCGCCGCGCCGCTGGGCCGCCCCGGCCGCCGAGCTCACCGCGTACCTGCAGCAGGTCGGCAACTACCTCGACGCCGGGCTCGTCACGGCGACCTCGCTCCCGACGCTGCTGGCCGCGGACCCGGAGGGCTCCGGCCCGGTCGGCGACGGCGGCCAGGACCCGGCCGCGGCGGCCGACCCCGCCCTCGTCTCGACGCTGTCGACCCTCGACGACAAGACGACCGGCCTGGCCGCCGCGATGCAGCTGGATCCCACCAAACGGGTGAAACCGGACGACGTCGTCGCGCCGGTCCGGCTGGCCGAGCTGCGGGGCGCGTCCACCGCGTGGCGGGGCCTGCCCGCCGACGCGGCGACGGCGAACGCGCGCGCCGACCTGGCCGCGATCAGCGAGCAGGTGTCCGTCTCGCAGCCGAAGCAGACGATCGCGCTGGCCTCGGGCAACTCGCCGCTGCCGGTGTACGTCAGCAACGACCTGCCGGTCGGGATCAACGCCCGGTTCGTCCTGACCAACAACACCGGCCTGCGCTCCGACGACGCCAAGGCCTGGTTCTTCCCGGCGGGCGGCGGCAAGAACTACTTCCTCCCCGTCGAGGCGCTGCGGGCCGGCCGGTTCAGCGTGGATGTGTCGTTGCGCACCCCCACGGATACCCCGCTCGGGTCATCCGCGCGGTTCGAACTGACGTCCACGGAGTACGGCGCGATCACCATCATCGCGACCGTCGCCGCAGGTGCGGCCCTGCTTCTGCTCGCCTCCCGGCGCATCTACCGGCGGGTGAAGGACGCGAAGGCCGGCCGGGACGCAGTGGACTGA
- the murJ gene encoding murein biosynthesis integral membrane protein MurJ — protein sequence MGTPPPGIPVPPRGRAPRRPAPVRPWQEEAQRPVDPEATRFIPRTAGVPMASRWPVADPDVMRPYDALATQVMPAIKTPLVKPVEPGTEAAAPAKAPSLAKASGRMAIASLISRITGFLWKLLLVGAIGQGIANDSFNVANTMPNIIFELLMGGVLASVVVPLLVRAQDEADGGAAYTQRLITVAFSLLLVGTAVAVVAAPAFTSLYVDGSGKASSGLTTAFAYLLLPEIFFYGVFALLSAVLNAKQIFGPTAWAPVINNLVVIFTILVVWVMPGDIDTVHPSLTDPKVLTLGIGVTAGIVAQAILLVPPLLRSGFRFKWRWGFDKQMKEFGGLALWILGYVAVSQIGYTINTRVLTSGSPGGVTAYSNAWLLFQLPYGVIGVSLLTAIMPRMSRAAADGDHKKLIGDLSYASRISTVMLVPISAVMTVVGGSIGIALFTFGKGTVETAERLGDALAISAFALLPYALVMLQMRVFYAMKDARTPTLIMIVMTLVKVPLLYLCPVLLTPDNVVLGVMMVNALTFVVGAILGQVWLWVTLGNLRSKRIIGVILFTVVASGLGVAAAWVVGKVVPDSFGPTFGAWVKLLLQSVVGIVVSFGVLMALKVEELQPATSRFTRLIKRG from the coding sequence ATGGGCACCCCGCCCCCGGGCATCCCGGTGCCGCCGCGCGGCCGCGCGCCCCGCCGTCCGGCGCCGGTCCGGCCGTGGCAGGAGGAGGCCCAGCGGCCCGTCGACCCGGAGGCGACGCGGTTCATCCCGCGCACCGCCGGCGTCCCGATGGCCTCCCGCTGGCCGGTCGCCGACCCCGACGTCATGCGGCCCTACGACGCGCTGGCCACCCAGGTCATGCCGGCGATCAAGACGCCGCTCGTCAAGCCGGTCGAACCCGGCACGGAGGCCGCGGCCCCGGCGAAGGCGCCGTCGCTCGCGAAGGCGTCCGGCCGGATGGCCATCGCGTCGCTGATCAGCCGGATCACCGGCTTCCTGTGGAAGCTGCTGCTGGTCGGCGCGATCGGCCAGGGCATCGCGAACGACTCGTTCAACGTCGCGAACACGATGCCGAACATCATCTTCGAGCTGCTGATGGGTGGCGTGCTCGCCAGCGTGGTGGTGCCGCTGCTGGTGCGCGCGCAGGACGAGGCCGACGGCGGCGCGGCCTACACCCAGCGGCTGATCACGGTCGCGTTCTCGCTGCTGCTGGTCGGCACGGCGGTCGCGGTCGTCGCGGCGCCGGCGTTCACGAGCCTCTACGTCGACGGTTCCGGCAAGGCCAGCTCCGGGCTGACCACGGCGTTCGCCTACCTGCTGCTGCCGGAGATCTTCTTCTACGGCGTGTTCGCGCTGCTCTCGGCGGTGCTGAACGCCAAGCAGATCTTCGGGCCGACGGCCTGGGCGCCGGTGATCAACAACCTGGTGGTCATCTTCACGATCCTGGTCGTCTGGGTCATGCCGGGCGACATCGACACCGTGCACCCGTCGCTCACCGACCCGAAGGTGCTGACGCTGGGCATCGGCGTCACCGCCGGCATCGTCGCCCAGGCGATCCTGCTGGTCCCGCCGCTGCTGCGGTCGGGCTTCCGGTTCAAGTGGCGCTGGGGCTTCGACAAGCAGATGAAGGAGTTCGGCGGTCTCGCGCTCTGGATCCTCGGCTACGTCGCGGTCAGCCAGATCGGCTACACGATCAACACCCGCGTCCTGACCAGCGGTTCTCCCGGCGGTGTGACGGCGTACAGCAACGCGTGGCTGCTCTTCCAGCTGCCGTACGGCGTCATCGGCGTCTCGCTGCTGACGGCGATCATGCCGCGGATGAGCCGCGCGGCCGCCGACGGCGACCACAAGAAGCTGATCGGCGACCTGTCCTACGCGTCGCGGATCTCGACGGTGATGCTCGTGCCGATCTCCGCGGTGATGACCGTGGTCGGCGGCTCGATCGGCATCGCGCTGTTCACGTTCGGCAAGGGCACGGTCGAGACCGCCGAGCGGCTCGGCGACGCGCTCGCCATCTCGGCGTTCGCGCTGCTGCCGTACGCGCTGGTCATGCTCCAGATGCGGGTGTTCTACGCGATGAAGGACGCGCGGACGCCGACGCTGATCATGATCGTGATGACGCTGGTCAAGGTGCCGCTGCTGTACCTGTGCCCGGTGCTGCTGACGCCGGACAACGTCGTGCTGGGCGTCATGATGGTCAACGCGCTGACGTTCGTCGTCGGCGCGATCCTCGGCCAGGTGTGGCTCTGGGTGACGCTGGGCAACCTGCGGAGCAAGCGCATCATCGGCGTGATCCTGTTCACGGTCGTGGCGAGCGGGCTCGGGGTGGCCGCGGCGTGGGTCGTCGGCAAGGTCGTCCCGGACTCGTTCGGGCCGACTTTCGGGGCCTGGGTGAAGCTTCTGCTGCAAAGCGTCGTCGGCATCGTGGTCTCGTTCGGCGTGCTGATGGCGCTCAAGGTGGAGGAGCTGCAGCCGGCCACGAGCAGGTTCACCCGGTTGATCAAGCGGGGGTAA